One window of Treponema denticola genomic DNA carries:
- a CDS encoding TRL-like family protein, whose product MKKIALVLFVVLAAILIASCSTVVPVAGASGVVGRKTGEASQAFVFAFPLKGEGGIAQAAKNGGITKVGTVDVKVNWPASPVIPYVVITTVVTGE is encoded by the coding sequence ATGAAAAAAATTGCTTTAGTTTTGTTTGTTGTACTTGCTGCTATTTTAATTGCATCATGTTCAACAGTAGTACCTGTTGCAGGTGCTTCAGGCGTTGTAGGACGAAAGACCGGTGAAGCTTCTCAAGCTTTTGTTTTCGCATTCCCTTTAAAAGGTGAAGGCGGAATTGCTCAAGCTGCAAAAAATGGCGGTATCACAAAAGTAGGAACAGTTGATGTTAAAGTAAACTGGCCAGCAAGCCCTGTTATTCCCTATGTTGTCATAACTACAGTTGTTACAGGGGAATAA